A genomic window from Candidatus Kouleothrix ribensis includes:
- a CDS encoding MFS transporter has product MNGVRADAPPVNDRREIFGWVMYDWANSAFSTTVVAALFGPYLTALAQSAVGENGIVMSLGPLGVVTAKSLFPYATSLSVFLQIFLLPTLGAIADYSHLKKRLMAIFCYIGALSTTLLCLVSGNLYMLGALLFVLANLSFGASIVLYNAFLPDICSEDQTDKVSSRGFALGYLGGGLLLAANLALVVSAPRLGISTTTAVRISLGSAGLWWALFSIFTFTRLRSRGAARRLPPGQNYATIGFTQLGATFRELFRLPQTVKYLVGYLFYNDGIQTVISLASVFLAQELFVAKGLSNDAAQSFLLGVVLMVQFVAFVGALLFERISAAVGTKRAIILSLVIWAGVVIYAYGFLQTTTQAWAMSAVIAIVLGGSQALSRSLFSRMIPPGREASFFGIYEISERGTSWIGPLIFGMVVGATNSYRQAILSLIALFVVGLVVLISTNTDQAIHDAGHMLPEEVSS; this is encoded by the coding sequence ATGAATGGGGTTCGTGCGGATGCGCCGCCGGTCAATGATCGCCGCGAGATCTTCGGCTGGGTGATGTACGATTGGGCCAACTCAGCCTTCAGTACCACAGTCGTGGCGGCACTGTTCGGCCCGTACCTGACCGCTCTGGCGCAGAGTGCCGTTGGCGAGAACGGCATCGTGATGAGCCTCGGCCCGCTCGGCGTAGTTACGGCCAAGTCGCTGTTTCCATACGCCACATCGCTGTCGGTGTTTCTGCAGATCTTTCTGCTGCCGACGCTCGGCGCAATCGCCGATTACTCGCACCTGAAAAAGCGGCTCATGGCAATCTTCTGCTATATCGGCGCGCTATCGACCACGCTGCTGTGCCTGGTCTCTGGCAACCTGTACATGCTCGGCGCGTTGCTGTTTGTGCTGGCGAATCTGAGCTTCGGCGCGTCGATCGTGCTGTACAACGCCTTTCTGCCCGATATCTGTAGCGAAGATCAGACCGATAAGGTCTCGAGCCGTGGCTTCGCGCTGGGCTACCTTGGCGGCGGGCTGCTGCTGGCGGCCAACCTGGCGCTGGTGGTCAGCGCCCCGCGCCTGGGCATAAGCACAACCACGGCCGTGCGGATCTCGCTGGGCTCGGCCGGGTTGTGGTGGGCGCTGTTCTCGATCTTCACCTTCACCCGGCTGCGCTCACGTGGCGCGGCCCGGCGCCTGCCGCCCGGCCAGAACTACGCGACGATCGGCTTTACCCAGCTGGGCGCCACCTTTCGCGAGCTGTTTCGGCTGCCGCAGACGGTTAAATACCTGGTCGGCTACCTGTTCTACAACGACGGCATCCAGACGGTGATCAGCCTGGCGTCGGTGTTTCTGGCCCAGGAGCTATTCGTGGCCAAGGGGCTTTCGAACGATGCGGCCCAATCGTTTCTGCTCGGCGTGGTGCTGATGGTGCAGTTTGTGGCGTTCGTGGGCGCGCTGCTGTTCGAGCGTATCTCGGCGGCGGTAGGCACCAAGCGCGCGATCATCCTCTCGCTGGTGATCTGGGCCGGCGTGGTGATCTATGCGTATGGCTTCTTGCAAACCACCACCCAGGCCTGGGCCATGAGCGCGGTGATTGCAATCGTGCTAGGCGGCTCGCAGGCGCTCTCGCGCTCGCTGTTCTCGCGTATGATCCCGCCCGGCCGCGAGGCCTCGTTCTTCGGGATCTACGAGATCTCCGAGCGCGGCACCTCGTGGATCGGGCCGCTGATCTTTGGCATGGTCGTCGGTGCCACAAATTCATACCGCCAGGCTATCCTCTCGCTGATCGCCCTGTTCGTGGTTGGCCTGGTTGTGCTGATATCGACGAATACCGATCAGGCGATCCACGACGCCGGCCACATGCTGCCGGAAGAGGTGTCTTCGTAG
- a CDS encoding acyl-CoA dehydrogenase family protein, with protein sequence MDFTANYDMFLSDEHELLRKAVRDFAEKEVAPHIREWDRSGAQAEGPESRAHIRPLLQRLGQLGFLGICIPAKYGGAGMDYLALAVVCEELERVDSALRVVLSVHTGLNSLSLLQWGSEAQKQRYLLPQAQGHKFAGYCLTEPNSGTDAGAMLATARRDGDAYVLNGEKTWISLADLADHFLVFAKTDPSKGNRGISCFIVERAFAGVSSHPIHGKLGVRAGNTGSVVLQDVRVPLENRLGEEGEGFKIAMAALDNGRYTVAAGATGLIQASLEASLTYAAERQTFGVPIAEHQLVRRMISHMLRKLDTSRLLVYRAGWMKNQGRRNTRETTLAKWHATVSSFEAADDAIQIHGAYGYSDEYPVERYLRNARGAIIYEGTRELQELLQADFALGTRENRPLRRELPAYDPAEWE encoded by the coding sequence ATGGACTTCACCGCGAACTACGACATGTTTCTGAGCGATGAGCACGAGCTGCTGCGCAAGGCCGTGCGCGATTTCGCCGAGAAGGAGGTGGCGCCGCATATTCGCGAGTGGGATCGCAGCGGCGCGCAGGCCGAAGGCCCCGAGTCGCGCGCGCACATCCGCCCGCTGCTGCAGCGGCTGGGCCAGCTCGGCTTTCTGGGCATCTGCATCCCGGCTAAATATGGCGGCGCGGGCATGGACTACCTGGCGCTGGCGGTGGTGTGCGAAGAGCTCGAGCGCGTCGACAGCGCCTTGCGCGTGGTGTTGAGCGTTCACACCGGCCTCAACTCGCTCTCGCTGCTGCAGTGGGGCAGCGAGGCCCAGAAGCAGCGGTATCTGCTGCCGCAGGCGCAGGGCCACAAGTTCGCCGGCTACTGCCTGACCGAGCCGAACAGCGGTACCGACGCCGGCGCGATGCTGGCGACCGCCCGCCGCGACGGCGATGCGTATGTGCTCAACGGCGAAAAGACCTGGATCAGCCTGGCCGATCTGGCCGACCACTTCCTGGTATTCGCCAAGACCGACCCCTCCAAGGGTAATCGCGGCATCTCGTGCTTCATCGTCGAGCGTGCGTTTGCGGGGGTCAGCAGCCACCCCATCCACGGCAAGCTCGGCGTGCGGGCCGGCAACACCGGCTCAGTCGTGCTGCAGGATGTGCGTGTGCCGCTCGAGAACCGGCTGGGTGAAGAGGGCGAGGGCTTCAAGATCGCCATGGCCGCGCTCGACAACGGCCGCTATACCGTGGCCGCCGGCGCCACCGGCTTGATCCAGGCCAGCCTCGAAGCCAGCCTTACCTACGCGGCCGAGCGCCAGACCTTCGGCGTGCCGATCGCCGAGCACCAGCTGGTTCGGCGCATGATCAGCCATATGCTGCGCAAGCTCGATACCAGCCGCCTGCTGGTGTATCGCGCTGGCTGGATGAAGAACCAGGGCCGCCGCAACACGCGCGAGACCACCCTGGCCAAGTGGCATGCCACGGTCAGCAGCTTCGAGGCTGCCGACGATGCCATCCAGATCCACGGCGCGTATGGCTACTCCGACGAATACCCGGTCGAGCGCTATTTGCGCAACGCCCGCGGCGCGATTATCTACGAGGGCACGCGCGAGCTGCAAGAGCTGCTCCAGGCCGACTTCGCACTTGGTACGCGCGAGAACAGGCCGCTGCGCCGCGAGCTGCCGGCCTACGATCCGGCCGAGTGGGAGTAG
- a CDS encoding electron transfer flavoprotein subunit beta/FixA family protein: MHIVVCMKQVPRDNSVKINADLSINAEGIEQIMNLFDEYAVEEALRWNEKLGGKVTVLSLGPDEWKDQIRRSLAMGATDALLLSDPSFAKLDVLGAARVVAAAIKKLGDVDLVLGGRNSTDDESGAFAPALARMLGWPQLTYVGKFVDVSGAQIVVERHLEEQIETVEASLPAVATVLKDINEPRYPSLLRIKKVAKVDIPVWNAADLGVSADGIAATIAARVPPPPRPKGEVIDGADAAEKVRKLVNKLMESQVL, encoded by the coding sequence ATGCATATTGTCGTCTGTATGAAGCAGGTCCCGCGTGACAACTCGGTCAAGATCAACGCCGATCTGAGCATCAATGCCGAGGGAATCGAGCAGATCATGAATCTGTTCGACGAATATGCCGTCGAGGAGGCGCTGCGCTGGAACGAGAAGTTGGGCGGCAAGGTGACAGTTCTGTCGCTTGGCCCCGATGAGTGGAAAGATCAGATCCGTCGCTCGCTCGCAATGGGTGCCACCGACGCACTGTTGTTGAGCGATCCGTCGTTCGCCAAGCTCGACGTGCTGGGCGCCGCCCGTGTTGTGGCTGCCGCGATCAAGAAGCTTGGCGATGTCGACCTGGTGCTCGGTGGCCGCAATTCGACCGACGACGAGAGCGGGGCGTTTGCGCCTGCGCTGGCACGCATGCTTGGCTGGCCGCAGCTCACCTATGTCGGCAAGTTCGTCGATGTCAGCGGCGCGCAGATTGTGGTCGAGCGGCATCTCGAAGAGCAGATCGAGACGGTCGAGGCCAGCCTGCCGGCAGTCGCAACGGTGCTCAAAGATATTAACGAGCCGCGCTACCCGTCGCTGCTGCGCATCAAGAAGGTTGCCAAGGTCGATATTCCCGTATGGAACGCCGCCGACCTGGGTGTCAGTGCCGATGGCATCGCCGCCACAATCGCTGCGCGCGTTCCACCGCCGCCCCGCCCCAAGGGCGAGGTGATCGACGGCGCCGACGCGGCTGAGAAGGTTCGCAAGCTGGTCAATAAGCTCATGGAGAGCCAGGTGCTCTAG
- a CDS encoding electron transfer flavoprotein subunit alpha/FixB family protein, giving the protein MSNEIWVLIEKARSADNIAAISRELLGKGRQLADASGAKLGALVFGAGVAALAERAFAYGADKAYVVDDPALAQYTTDGFVGAAAALAHTYQPQLVLTGATFQMRDFSAALAAELGVGLAADATNVLIEGDQISAVRSSHGGNVLNTLVFGAARPAVVSVRKQSFAEAPEQPGRGGELVNEPLPSITIRTKVTSVAPKQGAVNLADAAVIVSGGRGLASPENYFKLIPALAEAVGGAYGASRAVVDAGWVPYEHQVGQTGKTVSPKLYVACGISGAIQHLAGMRTSRTIVAINKDPDAPIFRVASYGIVGDVNEVLPLLTSEIKQRAGH; this is encoded by the coding sequence ATGTCGAACGAAATCTGGGTGCTGATCGAGAAGGCTCGTAGCGCCGACAATATCGCGGCGATCTCGCGCGAGCTGCTTGGCAAGGGCCGCCAGCTGGCGGATGCAAGCGGTGCAAAGCTTGGCGCACTGGTGTTTGGGGCGGGCGTCGCCGCGCTGGCCGAGCGCGCGTTTGCCTATGGCGCCGACAAGGCCTATGTCGTCGATGACCCGGCGCTGGCGCAATATACTACCGATGGCTTTGTGGGCGCGGCGGCCGCGCTGGCCCACACCTATCAGCCACAGCTGGTGCTGACCGGCGCGACCTTCCAGATGCGTGATTTCAGCGCTGCCCTGGCCGCCGAGCTGGGTGTGGGCCTGGCCGCCGACGCAACGAATGTGCTGATCGAGGGCGATCAGATCAGCGCGGTGCGCTCGTCGCACGGCGGCAATGTGCTTAATACGCTGGTGTTTGGCGCGGCCCGCCCGGCGGTTGTGTCGGTGCGCAAGCAGAGCTTCGCCGAGGCGCCCGAGCAGCCCGGCCGTGGCGGCGAGCTGGTAAACGAGCCGCTGCCCAGCATCACGATCCGCACCAAGGTTACCAGCGTGGCCCCCAAGCAGGGCGCCGTGAACCTGGCCGACGCGGCTGTGATCGTGTCGGGCGGGCGCGGCCTGGCTAGCCCCGAGAACTACTTCAAGCTCATCCCGGCGTTGGCCGAGGCGGTCGGCGGGGCCTACGGTGCGTCGCGCGCGGTCGTCGACGCCGGCTGGGTGCCTTACGAGCATCAGGTCGGCCAGACCGGCAAGACCGTCAGCCCGAAGCTGTATGTGGCCTGCGGCATCTCGGGGGCCATCCAGCACCTGGCCGGCATGCGCACCTCGCGCACGATCGTGGCGATCAATAAGGATCCCGACGCGCCGATCTTCCGCGTCGCCAGCTATGGCATCGTGGGTGATGTGAACGAGGTTCTACCGCTGCTGACGAGCGAGATCAAGCAGCGCGCCGGCCATTAG
- a CDS encoding tetratricopeptide repeat protein: MSDPSTWPTDFDALWNYDQPAESEQQFRALLPVAERSGDHGYLAELLSQIARAEGLQHKFDAAHTTLDRAAALIGARPSRAGVRYLLERGRVFNSAQQLPQAHVLFSEAWELAQALYEDGYAVDAAHMLAIVAPPEQKLAWEQRALALAEQSAQPRARGWLGSLYNNIGWSYHALGQHEQALAMFERALDARTAAGDAQAIHIARWCVARGLRALGRHTEALAAQQALQHTLDARGASDGYVYEELGENLLALGQAEAARPYFARAYTELAQDPWLAESEPERLARLQALGTNA; this comes from the coding sequence ATGTCGGATCCGAGCACCTGGCCAACCGATTTCGATGCGCTGTGGAATTACGACCAGCCGGCCGAGAGCGAGCAGCAGTTTCGCGCGCTGCTGCCGGTAGCCGAGCGCAGCGGCGATCACGGATACCTGGCCGAGCTACTAAGCCAGATCGCGCGCGCCGAAGGGCTACAGCACAAGTTCGACGCCGCGCACACCACCCTCGATCGGGCAGCTGCGCTGATCGGCGCCAGGCCCAGCCGGGCCGGCGTGCGCTACCTGCTCGAGCGCGGCCGCGTGTTCAACTCGGCGCAGCAGCTACCCCAGGCGCACGTGCTGTTTTCCGAGGCCTGGGAGCTTGCGCAGGCCCTGTACGAGGATGGCTACGCGGTTGACGCCGCGCATATGCTGGCGATTGTCGCGCCACCCGAGCAGAAGCTTGCGTGGGAGCAGCGGGCGCTGGCACTGGCCGAGCAGAGCGCCCAGCCACGCGCGCGGGGGTGGCTTGGCTCGCTCTACAACAACATAGGCTGGTCGTATCACGCGCTTGGGCAGCACGAGCAGGCGCTGGCGATGTTCGAGCGAGCACTGGATGCGCGCACAGCTGCCGGCGATGCCCAGGCGATCCACATAGCGCGCTGGTGCGTGGCGCGTGGGCTGCGCGCGCTTGGGCGGCACACCGAGGCACTGGCCGCCCAGCAGGCGCTACAACACACCCTGGACGCGCGCGGCGCGTCGGACGGGTATGTGTACGAAGAGCTGGGCGAGAATCTGCTGGCACTCGGCCAGGCCGAGGCGGCCCGGCCTTACTTTGCCCGCGCCTACACCGAACTTGCGCAAGACCCGTGGCTGGCCGAGAGTGAGCCAGAGCGGTTGGCGCGCCTGCAAGCGCTCGGTACCAATGCTTGA
- a CDS encoding E3 binding domain-containing protein: MTSIEVQLTAPPLGSAAITVLHWLKHPGDPIALGEPLLIVLNDQAEFVLPAPAAGVLAHLLVPAGTMAQPGTPLSTITLDRPPALHAPTHPAAPRATPLAQRVARDLGVDLAGLAGSGPAGRVTRADVLAAARPPAAAPLTPAPGAHAPAHGAFQAGPDTYVLTAREADMSRVEQLCRQRAGDYARRGMALDQSICVARAAVATLMHYPLLNGWWDHDRVILARQVTLIYHTAGGAQLITGAQDLSLRGLVRSCARAGGTAHAAATFAITCAGAWLAQPAPHGAAWLALGSVQPRAVVRPEAGAERVVMRPLLLLALSYDARMIDQAYADAFLRDLAGRVEQFSEAL, from the coding sequence ATGACGTCGATCGAGGTTCAATTGACCGCGCCGCCGCTCGGTAGTGCTGCGATCACCGTGCTGCACTGGCTCAAGCACCCAGGCGATCCGATCGCGCTGGGCGAGCCGCTGCTGATTGTGCTGAACGACCAGGCCGAGTTCGTGCTGCCGGCGCCTGCCGCTGGTGTGCTCGCGCATTTGCTGGTGCCTGCGGGCACGATGGCACAGCCCGGCACGCCGCTCTCCACGATTACGCTCGATCGGCCGCCGGCGCTCCACGCGCCAACCCATCCTGCCGCGCCACGTGCGACCCCGCTCGCGCAGCGGGTCGCGCGCGACCTTGGGGTTGATCTGGCGGGCCTGGCTGGCAGTGGGCCGGCCGGCCGCGTGACCAGGGCCGACGTGCTGGCCGCCGCGCGCCCACCTGCCGCTGCGCCGCTCACCCCTGCACCTGGTGCGCATGCCCCGGCGCATGGTGCATTCCAGGCCGGCCCCGATACCTACGTGCTGACGGCACGCGAAGCCGACATGAGTCGCGTCGAGCAGCTGTGCCGGCAGCGCGCGGGCGACTATGCGCGGCGCGGCATGGCGCTCGATCAATCAATCTGCGTCGCGCGGGCGGCTGTCGCCACACTGATGCACTACCCGCTGCTGAATGGCTGGTGGGATCACGATCGGGTCATCCTCGCGCGGCAGGTGACGCTGATCTACCATACTGCCGGGGGTGCCCAGCTGATCACTGGCGCGCAGGATCTCAGCTTGCGTGGGCTGGTGCGGTCCTGCGCGCGCGCGGGTGGTACGGCGCACGCGGCGGCTACATTCGCGATCACGTGCGCCGGCGCGTGGCTGGCCCAGCCGGCACCGCATGGCGCTGCGTGGCTGGCCCTGGGCAGCGTGCAGCCGCGCGCAGTCGTGCGGCCCGAAGCTGGCGCCGAGCGGGTGGTGATGCGGCCGCTGCTGCTGCTCGCGCTATCCTACGACGCGCGCATGATCGACCAGGCCTATGCCGATGCGTTTCTGCGCGATCTAGCCGGGCGTGTCGAGCAGTTCTCCGAGGCATTGTGA